Genomic segment of Ignavibacteriales bacterium:
TATTTCAGACCATATTGCTGTTCAAACTTAAATTCATCAAAAGCATTATCAAACTTATTTCCATGCCACAGCCGGGAAAAATGTTTATTCTTAAATCCCATATCTTCCGGACTTCTAACCCAACCATAGTGAAAAATCCGAGCTCCATTTGCTATTACATTTAATTTCCTGCCAACAATTTTGAATCCCTGTGCATCGCCTACAGATTTTACGCCGATATGATTTCGTACAATTCGAATTTCTCTTCTATACCAATTACGAGCTGTTGCTAAAACATTATAAGATCCATAAAAATGTAAGTAATCAAAAACGAAACCCTCTACCCTGTGATTATTTATATTTTTTTCGCAGAGTAATCGTATTTGTGGAAGGTCCTCTTCGTGACAGACTTCATCTCCCTGAATATAAAAGCACCAGGTCCCTTTACATTCTTCAAGTGCGATATTTGTCTGATTCGATAAAATGAGTCCATCTTTTTGCATGGAGGCATCCCAAGTAGAGTGAATGATGCGGATTTTAGAAGAGTTAATACTTTTAATAGTCTCTAACGTATCATCTTCACTTTCACATACATTCACAATAAATTCATCGCATATTGGAAGTATAGAAAGAATTGCTGCTACTGCCGGGTATTTTAGTTTATTAATATTTCTTACAAATGTAAAACCACTGATTAGCATTGCGAGTATCCTGTATATATCGTCAAATAGTTCCGGACAAAAGTCATGATTTTTTAAGAGATAGTTTTTGATAATCCCAAATTGTTAATTGATGGTTGATTAAGTAATAAATTTTGTTTTTTCCTTAGTTCTAAAGTTCTTCTTTTAATTTCTTCTCATTTTTCTTCAATCCTATGATGCCTGCCAAAATAAACATCCGCCGGTGTAACATTTTTCAACAATTCATGATAACGAAGATTATTGTAATATTCAATTGGTTCATAGGATGATACGGCGCTCCGTTGGTCCGTTGTATATGTAGCTCTACTTAATTTTATTATTAATTCACAATTTCTATATGTAATTTTCCCTTAACTATTGATAGAAAAAATGATTGGTGAAAGCAATTCAAATACATCACCACAAACCGGTGATTACTTAGAGGGCATTTATAATTATTGTGATAGATGGTGCACAAAATGTAATTACACAGAAAGATGTGCCACTTTTTCTCCCTTTCGCTATATTATATGGTAGCTTATTTCTACTTATTCTGTTTTGTTAAGATTTTGTTATAAGACTAGGAATGAATAAATGACATTTAGAAAAAGTACAACCGTCCGGCAATTCGCACTCTCCACTCCCTCAATAAAAGAAACTTGGGATATCCAAAAAGCTAAACTCAAAAAGAAGTATCCAAGTTTAACGGATAGTGATTTACGTTATGACGAAGGGAAAAAAGGTGTAATGTGGGAGAAACTTCAAATAAAGCTGGAACTAAGTAAAGAAGAATTGCGGAAGATAATTACAACAATATGATTTTTTTTGACACTGAATTTTAAACTAATTCAAAAAGGAAAAATATCATGAGCAAAGGTCAAGACAGTAAAAAGAATTCAAAGAAAGAACCGGCAAAAACCATGAAAGAAAAAAAGGCAGCTAAAAGAGAGAAGAAAAACGAAAAGATGAACCATGGAATTCTCAATCAATAACACTGTTGTTGGTTTGGATAAAAGCAGCTTTTGGAAAACAGTAACCGCCGGATTCATAATTTTAGATATTTAAAAACATAACTGAAATGGGAAAAATGATTTCTGATCATTGTTAAACATAGGCGGGTACCATTTCAACGATTACAAAAATAAATTGAGCATCATTGCGTTACAAATATAAAATGAAAGACGATGATGCAATGTCTCTATTATGTTTTTCGTTCCTTCTTTATTCATTTTTATGTAATTTATCAACGGGTAAATAGAGAAAAGGTAATTTATGATAGTTCACTATGCCCAACTCCAATCTAAAATATTCTGCTTTTGAAAAATACATCCTATTCATTTATCAATGTTCTTTTTGTCCAGTGACTTTCTTTAACGTGTTTAATATATTTAATTCAAAGTAACCTATAATTAAAGTTAACATAGGTTTTTGAGTATGAAAGACGATAATAAAAAAGGTAAACACATAATAAGTGTTTTTATCAAAGTCGGCTCATTACTCACAGCAACTTTGGGTATTATAGTAATACTCGGATGGATCTTTGATATCCCTCAATTAGCAAGTTTTGATACAGACAAAATACCAATGGCGTTAAGCTCAGCGGTTTTGTTTGTCTTATACGGATTAATAATTTTCTTCCACCATCGTTTACCTTCAAACCGCATTATATCATGGATTGGAATTGCTTTCAGCTCTGTTGCAATTTTAGTTGCATTACTGCTTCTTTATCTTACGCTGAACGGTATACGTCCAGATGCAGAACATTTAGGAATGAAAATAAGCGGAGGGTTTGATGGATTAATGGCAGGGCATATGTCTCCAATTACTGCATTTATTTTTGTGTTTGTTGGTTTGTCATTCTTGATAATACTGATGAAAACCAGACGAAAAAAACTAAAAAGAGTATCTTTTATTTTTGAAGTCTTAGTAATCTTCATCTCCATTATTCTTCTCTTATCTTATCTCTTTGGTACACCTCTGCTTTACGAAGGGGGATTTATTCCACCGGCATTAACAACTTCTCTTTCCTTTTTATTTCTTGGAATTACATTACTTTTAATTTCAGGACTCGAAATTTGGTCTTATGAAAAGTTATTGAATACTCTGGGCACACGTTCTACACACATACTTTTTCTAGTTTTTGTTATTCTGATTGTAAGTATAATTACAGCGGGGTATTCATATTATAGAGTTTATGAAAAACATTATCGTACGGAGGTTGAACAACAGCTTTCATCAATCGCTTTTTTAAAAGTAAACGAAATAGTTCAGTGGCGGAAAGAACGATTGGAAGATGCGGAAGAATTTTACCAAAATGCAGAATTCTCCAGATTGGTAAAACAATTCTTTAATAAACAAAACGACGCTGATGCAAAAAAAAGAATTCAAGAATGGATTGAACAAGCCCGTTCAGATTCTGAATACGACCAGATATGCTTACATAACGCAAAAGGCGTTGAAGTAATTTCTTCTCCCGACGGAAAAATTCTTAGTCCGTTTATTTTCTCTGCACGTTCTTTCGAAGTATTGAAATCCGGGCAAATATTTTTTCAAGATTTTTACCGTGATGAAAATGATAAGCGTATTTATTTAGCAATTTTTATTCCCATTCTTTCTGATAAATCAAGTAAAAATGTAATTGGAGTTGTTGCTTTAAGGATTGATCCCAAGAAGTTTCTGTATCCTTTAATAAATATATGGCCTCTTCCAAGCAAATCAGCAGAAACACTTATTGTTCGGCGTGAAGGAAATGAGGTTGTGTTTCTTAACGAACTTAAATTTCAAAAAAATACTGCGCTCAATCTTAGGAAACCGTTAACAGAAATAAATTTACCTGCCGCACAAGCAGCGCTGGGTAAAAAAGAAATAACAGAAGGTGTAGACTATCGCGGTATTTCGGTTATTGCTTATGTGAATCCAATACCTAATTCGCCATGGTTTCTTGTTGCACGGATGGATACATCTGAAGTTTATGAGTCTATAACTGAAAGACTATGGATGTTAATCGCTATTGTCTTCGTGCTTCTTTTAGGATCCGCTGCAACAATCGGAATGATTTGGCGGCATCAACGTGTACGGTTTTACAATGAGAAATATATTGCTGAAAAAGAACGCGCATCACTTCAAGAGATCATCAGTAAAAGTCTTAATGAAATATATGTCTTTGATGCCGGCACACTAAAGTTTATTTATGTTAATGACAGTACAATCAATAATCTCGGTTACAATATGGAGGAACTTTCAAATATGACTCCTCTCGGTATCGAGCCAAGATTTAATATGAATTCGTTCAAGGAAATGGTAGCGCCTCTTTATGAAAAAAAGATTCCGGTTCTACAGTTCGAAACAGTACATCAAAGAAAAGATAAAAGTGAGTATGTTGTAGAAGTTCACCTCCAACTCATTGATTCGGAAAAAGGATTAGTATTCTTGGCAGTAATAAATGACATCACCGTGCGCAAGCGTTCTGAAGAAGCTTTAAGGAAAAGCGAAGAACGCCTGCGACTCGAAATGGCCCGTATGCCCATTGGCTATATAGTGTGGGACAAAGACTTTCGCGTGGTTAATTGGAATCCGGCTGCTGAAAAAATATTCGGTTTCACTGCAAGCGAAACCATAGGGAAACATCCGTATGACCTCATTGTGCCGAAGGATGCACAACCCCTCGTAGATGCCATCTGGTCACGACTTCTTGAAGGTGACTATACTGCGCAAAGTGTAAATGAGAATTTTACGAAAGCTGGCCGCACCATCATATGCGATTGGACCAACACACCATTCAAAGAAGCAGATGGCAGAGTCGTCGGCGTTCTTTCCATGGTTCAGGACATCACCGTGCGCAAGCGGGCGGAAGAAGAAATTCAAAAACTCAACGCTGAGCTTGAACAGCGAGTACTTGAACGCACAGCTCAATTAGAAAATGTAAACAAAGAATTGGAATCATTTTCATATTCGGTCTCGCATGATCTTCGTGCACCTCTTAGAGGAATAGATGGCTTCTCAACAATGTTGCTTGAAGATTATTCTAAGAAGTTGGGCAAAAAAGGACAAAGATTACTCAATGTAATTCGCGGCAACACAAAAAAAATGGGGCAGCTTATTGATGACCTTCTTTCGTTTTCACGAATCGGTAAACGCGAACTCGACAAATCAGAAATTGATATGAAGACTCTCGCTAATTCAATTTATTATGAATTAACATCAGAACTGGAAAGGGAAAAGATTTCATTTACTGTCTCCAACTTACCAAACGCGAAAGGTGATTCATCATTAATTAGACAGCTTTGGTATAACATAATATCAAATGCAATAAAGTTTTCATCAAGAAAAGATAATCCGGTAATTGAAATAAACAGCAAAGTAGAAAACGGGGAAGAAATTTATTTTATTAGGGATAACGGCGTTGGTTTCGATATGAAATATTATGAAAAACTTTTCGGTGTATTTCAACGTCTGCACAGCGAAACCGAATATCAAGGTACCGGAGTTGGTTTAGCAATTGCGAAAAGAATAGTTACCAAACATGGCGGTAATATCTGGGCGGAATCGGAAATTAATG
This window contains:
- a CDS encoding PAS domain S-box protein, producing MKDDNKKGKHIISVFIKVGSLLTATLGIIVILGWIFDIPQLASFDTDKIPMALSSAVLFVLYGLIIFFHHRLPSNRIISWIGIAFSSVAILVALLLLYLTLNGIRPDAEHLGMKISGGFDGLMAGHMSPITAFIFVFVGLSFLIILMKTRRKKLKRVSFIFEVLVIFISIILLLSYLFGTPLLYEGGFIPPALTTSLSFLFLGITLLLISGLEIWSYEKLLNTLGTRSTHILFLVFVILIVSIITAGYSYYRVYEKHYRTEVEQQLSSIAFLKVNEIVQWRKERLEDAEEFYQNAEFSRLVKQFFNKQNDADAKKRIQEWIEQARSDSEYDQICLHNAKGVEVISSPDGKILSPFIFSARSFEVLKSGQIFFQDFYRDENDKRIYLAIFIPILSDKSSKNVIGVVALRIDPKKFLYPLINIWPLPSKSAETLIVRREGNEVVFLNELKFQKNTALNLRKPLTEINLPAAQAALGKKEITEGVDYRGISVIAYVNPIPNSPWFLVARMDTSEVYESITERLWMLIAIVFVLLLGSAATIGMIWRHQRVRFYNEKYIAEKERASLQEIISKSLNEIYVFDAGTLKFIYVNDSTINNLGYNMEELSNMTPLGIEPRFNMNSFKEMVAPLYEKKIPVLQFETVHQRKDKSEYVVEVHLQLIDSEKGLVFLAVINDITVRKRSEEALRKSEERLRLEMARMPIGYIVWDKDFRVVNWNPAAEKIFGFTASETIGKHPYDLIVPKDAQPLVDAIWSRLLEGDYTAQSVNENFTKAGRTIICDWTNTPFKEADGRVVGVLSMVQDITVRKRAEEEIQKLNAELEQRVLERTAQLENVNKELESFSYSVSHDLRAPLRGIDGFSTMLLEDYSKKLGKKGQRLLNVIRGNTKKMGQLIDDLLSFSRIGKRELDKSEIDMKTLANSIYYELTSELEREKISFTVSNLPNAKGDSSLIRQLWYNIISNAIKFSSRKDNPVIEINSKVENGEEIYFIRDNGVGFDMKYYEKLFGVFQRLHSETEYQGTGVGLAIAKRIVTKHGGNIWAESEINVGTTFYFYL